Proteins from a single region of Hordeum vulgare subsp. vulgare chromosome 6H, MorexV3_pseudomolecules_assembly, whole genome shotgun sequence:
- the LOC123401013 gene encoding uncharacterized protein LOC123401013 produces the protein MVDNKSDGSEGVKFNTSHLMQTTEEVARAFIAATSAATVQPTRPSVVYSSGEESGSPMQKLQQQFSKIMKGFSNSPEVSGPYNPEVLTTHKRQWSRFQQKSLGNRCIKEPSHLFESIVIVGLPPQADIHELENIALGRNDDDAKKSRHIFGNNHHQVHAVSNLEPQVLFAYPPERSLPLKYKDIVSFCLPGGAQVNAVERTPSFSELNEILLGQEHLKESNQSFVFRLQVADDPTLYGCCVLVEEIVQRPSKLVSMLSNEKPVFPRRSRYVVTTPRCYCILSRLPFFELHFGVLQSILMEERLEWLTDGVSMLTSLSPEENCEDDMCEGSEIVGQELYFGCTTVENSFEPSVEVSPKQLSDTDSSSECRENQLEFISQEVQQESGSPVKEQNVLVTGTATQCYTAEESDNSVSENAATDVSGVKLDEPDSLPIIPNESDTKENSDVLSHEDVNDGELDIFVNDTILPLIRSRLSEGSESSPSSQDSPSESINLRNDTPDLDLEEPSSIGHGDVVGHNSILRWAKAKKYGSLQVVCQYYQLQCPVRGSSLNFHPLEHLHSLKFHRPGETALHLAGSTIDLRSRDTSLEVAEMRNALFAEEESTALSTWAVATICGCLRLEHVITLFAAALLEKQIVIVCSNLGMLSASVLSIIPLIRPYQWQSLLIPVLPNDMLDFLDAPVPYIVGVQNKTPDLQSRLANAVIIDTNKNQIKSASVPQLPQQKELLSALRPYHSRLVGESYLARKRPVYECTDAQVEAAKGFLAVLRSHLDSLCSNLRSHTITNVQSNNDKVSLILRESFIGSFPARDRPFMKLFLDTQLFSVHTDLVLSFYQKD, from the exons AACACATCGCACCTGATGCAAACAACCGAAGAGGTTGCAAGAGCATTTATTGCTGCTACTTCAGCTGCCACTGTGCAACCAACACGGCCATCTGTCGTCTATTCGTCTGGGGAAGAGAGTGGCAGCCCAATGCAGAAGCTGCAGCAGCAATTCTCGAAGATCATGAAAGGGTTTTCAAATTCACCCGAAGTGTCTGGACCATACAATCCAGAGGTTCTCACGACACACAAGCGGCAGTGGTCGAGGTTCCAGCAGAAGTCATTG GGTAATAGGTGCATCAAAGAACCATCACATCTTTTCGAGAGCATAGTGATTGTTGGGCTTCCTCCTCAGGCAGATATCCATGAGCTAGAAAACATTGCTCTAGGGAGAAATGATGATGATGCAAAGAAATCAagacatatatttggcaacaaccaccaccaagttCATGCCGTATCAAATTTGGAACCTCAG GTCCTTTTTGCATACCCCCCTGAGAGGTCTCTTCCGCTTAAGTACAAGGATATCGTCTCGTTCTGCCTTCCTGGAGGTGCACAG GTTAATGCTGTTGAACGGACTCCTTCATTCAGCGAGCTGAACGAAATTCTCCTAGGGCAG GAACATCTAAAAGAAAGCAATCAATCTTTCGTCTTCCGTTTACAG GTTGCTGATGATCCTACATTGTATGGATGCTGTGTATTGGTGGAAGAGATTGTACAAAGACCATCAAAGCTAGTTTCGATGCTCTCGAATGAGAAACCTGTATTTCCACGCCGGAGTCGTTATGTAGTAACCACACCCCGGTGTTATTGCATCCTGTCTAGGCTGCCATTCTTTGAACTGCATTTTGGGGTGCTGCAGAG TATTCTTATGGAAGAACGACTTGAATGGCTCACGGATGGTGTTAGCATGCTAACCTCATTATCGCCTGAGGAGAACTGTGAGGATGATATGTGTGAAGGTTCCGAAATCGTAGGACAGGAACTGTATTTTGGTTGTACAACGGTAGAAAATTCCTTTGAACCAAGTGTGGAAGTTTCTCCAAAGCAGCTCTCTGACACGGACAGCAGTTCTGAGTGTAGGGAGAACCAACTGGAGTTCATCTCCCAAGAAGTCCAACAGGAAAGTGGTTCTCCTGTCAAAGAACAAAATGTTCTTGTAACAGGAACAGCTACTCAGTGTTATACTGCAGAAGAGTCTGacaattctgtttcagaaaatGCAGCGACTGATGTATCTggagttaagcttgatgagccggaTTCCTTACCCATCATTCCGAATGAATCTGATACCAAGGAAAATTCTGATGTTCTTTCACATGAAGATGTGAATGATGGAGAACTTGATATCTTTGTCAATGATACTATCTTGCCGCTTATACGGTCTCGCCTTAGTGAAGGATCTGAATCATCGCCAAG TTCCCAAGACTCTCCTTCTGAAAGCATAAATTTAAGAAATGATACACCCGACTTGGACTTGGAGGAGCCATCTTCCATTGGTCATGGAGACGTAGTCGGGCACAACAGTATATTGCGATGGGCTAAG GCCAAAAAATATGGATCTCTACAAGTTGTCTGTCAGTACTACCAGTTGCAGTGTCCTGTCAGGGGTTCATCACTTAATTTTCATCCGTTGGAGCACCTGCACTCATTGAAGTTTCACCGGCCAGGTGAAACTGCTCTTCATCTTGCCGGGTCAACTATTGATCTTCGGTCACGTGATACAAGCTTAGAGGTGGCTGAG ATGCGTAATGCACTCTTCGCTGAAGAGGAATCGACTGCTCTATCCACATGGGCTGTTGCAACAATATGTGGATGCCTCAGGTTGGAACAT GTAATTACGCTTTTTGCTGCCGCACTCCTGGAGAAACAGATTGTTATTGTCTGTTCTAATTTG GGAATGCTTTCAGCTTCAGTTTTATCCATAATACCTTTAATACGACCATACCAGTGGCAGAGTCTACTCATACCG GTTTTGCCAAATGACATGCTGGATTTTCTGGATGCGCCTGTTCCATACATT GTTGGTGTGCAGAACAAAACACCTGATCTGCAATCTAGGCTAGCAAATGCTGTAATAATTGACACCAACAAGAATCAG ATTAAGTCTGCTTCAGTCCCGCAACTTCCACAACAGAAAGAATTGCTTTCTGCGTTGCGGCCGTATCATTCAAGACTTGTGGGTGAAAGTTATCTCGCTAGGAAGCGCCCTGTCTATGAATGCACAGATGCCCAG GTGGAAGCAGCCAAAGGTTTCTTAGCAGTGCTTAGATCCCACCTTGATTCTCTGTGCTCCAACTTAAGATCTCACACGATTACCAATGTGCAATCCAACAATGACAAG GTTTCCTTAATTTTAAGAGAGAGTTTCATTGGTTCTTTCCCGGCCCGAGATAGGCCTTTTATGAAG CTGTTTCTGGACACACAATTGTTCTCGGTACATACAGACCTAGTTCTCTCCTTTTATCAGAAGGACTGA